In one window of Brassica rapa cultivar Chiifu-401-42 chromosome A07, CAAS_Brap_v3.01, whole genome shotgun sequence DNA:
- the LOC103831179 gene encoding uncharacterized protein LOC103831179 isoform X1, whose translation MQDQPARRRPRPRPLETSGATILATSRVVYTRTKTSKNPASFLVQKLFQLVLFFSSITTPFHRHLLAILSVADDHILALQETVETYFPSSTFAFLKISDLLLASESLPEKLDAVLERLPCLMSRAAWLDWILIHAIYCLDSLVNVLGRWRDKNKGANEKEITVDRSFSRTGSNYEEEQEEEKMKLGDDEGKKVTYKEALQRGSSGEDGGGSTGRSSSSGGGDPIMEMFENGWITKPIKRSSRSADSLTCSRSDSYETTT comes from the exons ATG caGGACCAACCAGCGAGAAGAAGGCCAAGACCTCGACCTCTTGAGACCTCTGGTGCTACAATACTCGCCACGTCTCGCGTCGTTTACACAAGAACCAAGACTTCGAAGAATCCAGCCTCTTTCCTTGTCCAGAAACTCTTCCAGCTCGTTCTCTTCTTCTCGTCCATCACAACTCCCTTTCATCGCCACCTTCTCGCCATTCTCTCCGTAGCCGATGATCACATCCTTGCGTTGCAAGAAACGGTCGAAACATACTTCCCTTCTTCCACCTTCGCCTTCCTCAAGATATCCGACTTGCTGCTCGCATCAGAGTCTCTCCCCGAGAAACTCGACGCGGTTCTTGAGAGGCTTCCATGTTTGATGAGCAGAGCCGCGTGGCTAGACTGGATCCTGATCCACGCCATTTATTGTCTTGATTCTCTTGTGAACGTGTTGGGACGTTGGAGAGATAAGAACAAGGGGGCGAATGAGAAAGAGATTACGGTGGATAGGAGTTTTAGCAGAACAGGATCAAACTATGAAGAGGAGcaggaagaagagaagatgaaGTTAGGGGACGATGAGGGAAAAAAAGTGACGTACAAGGAGGCGTTACAGAGAGGAAGCAGCGGAGAAGATGGTGGAGGAAGCACAGGTCGTAGCAGCAGCAGTGGCGGCGGCGATCCTATTATGGAAATGTTTGAGAACGGTTGGATCACGAAGCCCATCAAAAGAAGTAGCAGAAGCGCTGATTCGCTCACATGCTCTCGTTCTGATTCCTACGAAACCACTACATGA
- the LOC103831179 gene encoding uncharacterized protein LOC103831179 isoform X2: MDQPARRRPRPRPLETSGATILATSRVVYTRTKTSKNPASFLVQKLFQLVLFFSSITTPFHRHLLAILSVADDHILALQETVETYFPSSTFAFLKISDLLLASESLPEKLDAVLERLPCLMSRAAWLDWILIHAIYCLDSLVNVLGRWRDKNKGANEKEITVDRSFSRTGSNYEEEQEEEKMKLGDDEGKKVTYKEALQRGSSGEDGGGSTGRSSSSGGGDPIMEMFENGWITKPIKRSSRSADSLTCSRSDSYETTT, translated from the exons ATG GACCAACCAGCGAGAAGAAGGCCAAGACCTCGACCTCTTGAGACCTCTGGTGCTACAATACTCGCCACGTCTCGCGTCGTTTACACAAGAACCAAGACTTCGAAGAATCCAGCCTCTTTCCTTGTCCAGAAACTCTTCCAGCTCGTTCTCTTCTTCTCGTCCATCACAACTCCCTTTCATCGCCACCTTCTCGCCATTCTCTCCGTAGCCGATGATCACATCCTTGCGTTGCAAGAAACGGTCGAAACATACTTCCCTTCTTCCACCTTCGCCTTCCTCAAGATATCCGACTTGCTGCTCGCATCAGAGTCTCTCCCCGAGAAACTCGACGCGGTTCTTGAGAGGCTTCCATGTTTGATGAGCAGAGCCGCGTGGCTAGACTGGATCCTGATCCACGCCATTTATTGTCTTGATTCTCTTGTGAACGTGTTGGGACGTTGGAGAGATAAGAACAAGGGGGCGAATGAGAAAGAGATTACGGTGGATAGGAGTTTTAGCAGAACAGGATCAAACTATGAAGAGGAGcaggaagaagagaagatgaaGTTAGGGGACGATGAGGGAAAAAAAGTGACGTACAAGGAGGCGTTACAGAGAGGAAGCAGCGGAGAAGATGGTGGAGGAAGCACAGGTCGTAGCAGCAGCAGTGGCGGCGGCGATCCTATTATGGAAATGTTTGAGAACGGTTGGATCACGAAGCCCATCAAAAGAAGTAGCAGAAGCGCTGATTCGCTCACATGCTCTCGTTCTGATTCCTACGAAACCACTACATGA
- the LOC103831181 gene encoding uncharacterized protein LOC103831181, which produces MFPLAVNFFCKLIHSLMSSDQPPLIETPLLDSNHDQEQQQPLSGVVEDEDDDLGQTLQWLETFLTLLGFNQSSTQSLVLSWIVFLTVGLVIPVTVLELGHCKDCERYQYKSFELNIVVSQACLAGVSLLCVSHNLRKHGIRKFLFVDQLSGRMGRLKAQYIQQISNSVRLLALWSLPCFGLKAVREIIRMLYVPHDQPWLSVLILLSMIMSWTYLSTIFLAASAMFHLVCNLQVIHFEDYAKLLDGESEISLFIYEHIRLRHYLSKISHRFRIFLLLQFLVVTVSQFTTLFQTTAYSGRITYINGGDFAVSAVVQVVGIILCLHAATKISHRAQAIASVASKWHAIMSCSSTDATQIRTSPSGVHLEATTNPPISFQISHSESDVESMDHYMRMPANNNNNHFPSYMSMSAYHKRQAFVLYLQMNPGGITIFGWTVDRHLINTIFFIELSLVTFVLGKTIVFSPE; this is translated from the exons ATGTTTCCCCTTGCGGTGAATTTCTTCTGTAAACTTATTCACTCTCTGATGTCGAGTGATCAACCTCCACTCATCGAAACGCCGTTGCTCGATTCGAATCACGATCAAGAGCAACAACAACCTCTCTCCGGCGTCGTCGAGGACGAAGACGACGACCTCGGTCAAACCCTCCAGTGGCTCGAGACCTTTCTAACTCTCCTTGGCTTTAACCAATCCTCCACGCAAAGCCTCGTCTTGTCTTGGATCGTGTTCTTGACAGTCGGGTTGGTGATTCCGGTGACAGTGTTGGAGCTAGGGCATTGCAAAGACTGTGAGAGGTATCAGTACAAGAGCTTTGAGCTCAACATCGTCGTCTCGCAGGCGTGTTTAGCTGGCGTCTCTCTTCTTTGCGTTTCTCATAACTTGAGAAAGCACGGGATTCGAAAGTTTCTGTTCGTTGATCAGCTCAGTGGTCGCATGGGACGGCTCAAGGCTCAGTATATTCAGCAAATCTCG AACTCTGTGAGGCTGCTTGCACTTTGGTCTCTCCCCTGTTTCGGACTAAAAGCTGTTCGTGAGATTATTAGGATGCTATACGTACCTCATGACCAGCCATGGCTCTCTGTTTTGATTCTCTTGTCTATGATCATGTCATGGACTTACTTAAGCACTATCTTTCTAGCTGCGAGTGCCATGTTTCATCTGGTCTGCAACTTGCAAGTCATTCACTTTGAAGATTACGCAAAGCTCCTAGACGGAGAGTCTGAGATCTCTCTTTTCATCTACGAGCACATCCGTTTGCGTCATTACCTCTCTAAGATAAGTCACAGGTTCCGCATCTTTCTGCTTCTACAGTTTCTGGTCGTCACGGTTAGCCAGTTTACCACGCTTTTCCAGACCACTGCGTATAGCGGACGTATCACGTATATAAACGGTGGTGATTTCGCG GTCTCGGCGGTGGTTCAAGTTGTTGGAATCATTTTATGTTTGCACGCAGCTACAAAGATATCTCACAGAGCTCAAGCGATAGCATCAGTTGCAAGTAAATGGCATGCGATTATGTCTTGCTCATCTACAGATGCAACTCAGATAAGGACTTCTCCTAGTGGAGTTCACTTGGAGGCCACCACGAATCCGCCCATCTCCTTTCAGATTTCACATTCTGAGAGCGATGTGGAGTCGATGGATCACTACATGAGGATGCCtgctaataataataacaatcaCTTCCCTTCTTACATGTCCATGTCCGCATACCATAAAAGACAAGCTTTTG TTTTGTATTTGCAGATGAATCCAGGAGGGATAACGATATTCGGGTGGACAGTAGACAGGCATCTAATAAACACAATATTCTTCATTGAGCTCTCATTAGTTACCTTTGTACTTGGGAAGACTATAGTTTTCAGTCCGGAATGA
- the LOC103831182 gene encoding cyclin-dependent kinase G-2 produces the protein MTAGRSIRYPDHELRGRQDSNSRLSRRDSVYSNESYEQGRVSNLRHEDMIRSGAVNSREAFVDRGPKRCGLSVSARSVDREPGELSSESGSDESESVVKGNGDVKQVEDRAQSPVEKKRKFSPIVWDRDEKPLEATPLPPPPPLVKRSSQPPTVNCDGDSRFPPEQSNMREDPKQVGLLEVSAPTLSSPVEISSSCVVEQSSNAGKDGKQEDATHQDEEENMPTRHISSSRWAAGNSSPTDEGEIVELEIDKRRKKLLQGRLPNKSLTPEAGESVREGCRSSGSDERRHHSLPGSRDDFEEKTAVKGDYMEIDEEERRRGNASDSLTETDSDDEYVRHETPEPAGPPLRSINMLQGCRSVDEFERLNKIDEGTYGVVYRAKDKKTGEIVALKKVKMEKEREGFPLTALREINILLSFHHPSIVDVKEVVVGSSLDSIFMVMEYMEHDLKALMETMKQRFSQSEVKCLMLQLLEGVKYLHDNWVLHRDLKTSNLLLNNRGELKICDFGLARQYGSPLKPYTHLVVTLWYRAPELLLGAKQYSTAIDMWSLGCIMAELLAKAPLFNGKTEFDQLDKIFRVLGTPNESIWPGFSKLPGVKVNFVKHQYNLLRKKFPATSFTGSPTLSDAGFDLLNKLLTYDPERRITVDAALKHEWFSEVPLPKSKDFMPTFPAQHAQDRRGRRMIKSPDPLEEQRKKDLTQTELGSGGLFG, from the exons ATGACGGCTGGGAGGAGTATTAGGTATCCTGATCATGAACTGAGAGGCCGCCAAGATTCGAATTCTAGACTTTCGAGGCGTGATAGTGTTTACTCAAACGAGAGTTATGAACAGGGACGGGTTAGTAATTTAAGACACGAGGATATGATTAGGTCCGGAGCTGTTAACAGTAGGGAAGCCTTTGTTGATCGTGGACCTAAAAGATGTGGCCTTTCAGTTTCAGCTAGGTCTGTGGATAGGGAACCGGGTGAGCTCTCTAGTGAGAGTGGCTCTGATGAGTCTGAATCTGTGGTGAAAGGTAATGGAGATGTGAAGCAGGTGGAGGATAGAGCTCAAAGCCCtgtagagaagaagagaaagtttTCACCGATTGTATGGGATAGAGATGAAAAACCTTTGGAGGCCACCCCTCTTCCTCCCCCACCTCCACTTGTTAAGAGGTCAAGCCAGCCACCTACGGTCAACTGTGATGGTGACTCTCGTTTTCCTCCGGAACAGAGTAACATGCGTGAAGATCCTAAGCAAGTTGGTCTTCTTGAGGTTTCTGCTCCTACTTTGTCGTCTCCGGTAGAGATATCTTCTTCGTGTGTGGTGGAACAATCATCGAATGCTGGGAAGGATGGAAAACAAGAGGATGCAACGCACCAGGATGAGGAGGAAAACATGCCAACAAGGCATATCTCATCCTCTAGGTGGGCTGCTGGTAATAGTTCTCCGACTGACGAGGGTGAAATAGTAGAATTGGAAATAGATAAAAGGAGGAAGAAACTACTTCAGGGCAGATTGCCCAATAAGTCTTTAACGCCTGAGGCTGGGGAGTCTGTTAGGGAAGGTTGTAGATCATCTGGTTCCGATGAAAGGAGACACCATTCTTTGCCGGGAAGCAGAGATGATTTTGAGGAAAAAACTGCTGTTAAGGGTGACTATATGGAAATAGATGAGGAGGAACGTAGAAGAGGAAATGCTAGCGACAGTCTTACTGAAACAGATTCTGATGACGAATATGTTCGCCATGAGACACCTGAACCTGCTGGTCCTCCATTGAGAAGTATAAACATGCTCCAGGGTTGTCGAAGTGTTGATGAGTTTGAGAGATTAAATAAGATAGATGAAGGCACTTATGGTGTTGTTTACAGAGCGAAGGATAAAAAGACAGGTGAAATTGTGGCATTGAAGAAGGTGAAGatggaaaaagaaagagaaggttTTCCGTTGACTGCTCTTCGGGAAATTAACATACTTCTTTCTTTTCATCACCCATCAATAGTGGATGTTAAAGAGGTGGTTGTGGGTAGTAGTCTTGATAGCATTTTTATGGTGATGGAATATATGGAACATGATCTTAAAGCATTGATGGAGACAATGAAGCAGCGTTTCAGTCAAAGTGAAGTTAAATGCTTAATGCTTCAACTTTTAGAAGGCGTCAAGTATCTTCATGACAATTGGGTGCTTCATCGAGATTTGAAAACATCTAACCTGCTTTTAAACAATCGGGGTGAGTTGAAGATATGTGACTTTGGTTTGGCTCGGCAATACGGCAGCCCGCTGAAGCCATATACTCATCTGGTTGTTACGCTTTGGTACAG GGCACCTGAACTTCTCTTGGGAGCGAAACAATATTCTACAGCCATTGACATGTGGTCACTGGGCTGTATCATGGCAGAACTATTAGCAAAAGCGCCATTATTCAATGGTAAAACTGAGTTTGATCAACTTGACAAG ATTTTCAGAGTCCTGGGTACTCCCAATGAATCAATTTGGCCTGGATTCTCCAAGCTGCCTGGAGTCAAGGTCAACTTCGTCAAGCATCA GTACAACCTATTACGTAAGAAATTTCCAGCCACTTCATTTACTGGTTCACCAACTCTGTCCGACGCTGGCTTTGACTTGCTGAACAAGCTCCTGACATACGATCCTGAGAgg aGAATAACTGTTGATGCTGCTCTTAAGCATGAATGGTTTAGTGAAGTCCCTCTGCCAAAATCCAAAGATTTCATGCCTACTTTCCCTGCTCAACATGCCCAAGACAG GCGTGGGAGGAGGATGATAAAGAGCCCCGATCCTTTGGAAGAGCAACGTAAGAAGGATCTAACACAAACCGAACTTGGGTCTGGTGGTCTGTTTGGCTGA
- the LOC103831183 gene encoding remorin 1.4, translated as MRSQGVEDNKGWLGPATPEISNGNGNTGFEFQKGANRTPNHQHRSTIGKPAPSKWDDAQKWLSGVGLARGGGGEKNHHSSRNCKPRNSNADDLRLIASASQREREGEDQYVEYDEEEGAAGRPEVETKNVDCGEPGGSVWRKESIINPTAVIRSVCVRDMGTEMTPIGSQEPSRTGTPVRATTPVGRSPVTSPVRASRGVEAVRTETVVTEGRSVESNNNERIRYGENNNDNKAMNAMEARAMAWDEAERAKFMARYKREEVKIQAWENHEKRKAEMEMKKMEVKAERMKARAEEKLANKLAATKRIAEERRANAEAKLNEKAVRTSERADYIRRSGHLPSSFSFKIPSFSLCW; from the exons ATGAGATCTCAAGGAGTGGAAGATAACAAAGGGTGGCTTGGACCAGCCACGCCGGAGATTTCTAACGGAAATGGAAACACCGGTTTTGAGTTTCAAAAAGGTGCAAACCGGACACCAAACCACCAACACCGGTCCACCATTGGAAAACCGGCACCGTCAAAATGGGACGACGCTCAGAAATGGCTCTCCGGCGTTGGTCTTGCTCGCGGCGGAGGCGGAGAGAAGAACCACCACAGCTCGAGGAACTGTAAACCGAGAAACTCGAACGCTGATGACCTCAGACTCATAGCTTCAGCTTCGCAGAGAGAACGCGAAGGAGAGGATCAGTACGTTGAGtacgacgaagaagaaggagCGGCGGGAAGGCCCGAGGTGGAGACTAAGAACGTAGACTGCGGAGAGCCAGGTGGTTCGGTCTGGAGGAAAGAGAGTATTATTAATCCGACGGCTGTGATTCGATCGGTGTGTGTGAGGGACATGGGGACTGAGATGACTCCCATCGGTAGCCAAGAGCCTTCTAGAACGGGTACGCCGGTTCGTGCCACGACGCCGGTTGGTAGAAGCCCTGTGACGTCACCAGTGAGAGCTTCCCGCGGCGTTGAGGCGGTGAGGACGGAGACGGTGGTGACGGAGGGTAGAAGCGTTGAGAGTAATAATAATGAGAGGATTAGATATGgagaaaataataatgataataagGCGATGAATGCTATGGAAGCTCGAGCCATGGCTTGGGATGAAGCAGAACGCGCTAAGTTCATGGCTAG GTATAAGAGGGAGGAAGTGAAGATACAAGCTTGGGAGAATCATGAGAAGAGAAAGGCTGAGATGGAGATGAAAAAAATGGAG GTGAAGGCGGAGAGGATGAAAGCTAGGGCGGAGGAGAAGTTGGCGAACAAGCTGGCAGCGACAAAGAGGATAGCGGAGGAGAGGAGGGCAAACGCGGAGGCGAAGTTGAACGAGAAGGCGGTGAGGACATCGGAGAGGGCTGATTATATAAGGAGAAGTGGACATttgccttcttctttttcctttaAGATTCCATCTTTCTCTCTATGTTGGTAG